The DNA window caGAAATATTGTcaggaaagaaaattatggTTTGTTGCTAACGACAACCGGTTAGACGGTTGTCTTGTGATTACAAATTGGAATGAAACTATAGggcaacaatttttttgaactttcgAAACGAAGGTGATCTTGAACTTATTTCGAACTGTTTCCTCTCTGAAGCGATAAATGGCGTCAAACTTAGAGAGAATCAATAGTTTTTCACGCATTTTTGAGAATCAATAGAGATTCTCACATGTGTGGCCACTGTGAAATGTTAAGAAATTAATTCTCGTTGTTAATTTCAAACACACCTGTATCTTGCTGCCTCGTCTTGCCGTTGCTGGTCTCGCGACGGAATCTGTGGTGGTACAACAACCTTGGCAATTTAGCTTCCATCAAACTTCAGACGGTTCCGCGAATCGATACTCGACAGTTGAGGCTCAACCACAGCCATTTGCCAACGTCACTTCGTTTCTCGATTTCTTGCGTGTGTTGTTTAATCTTAATCTTGGATACACTGCTCAATTTGCCGGCCGGTTTAAATTATCTTCTTGTCTTCAAGGAATCGAATTGTGCGGTTGAACCGTTGGAACTTTCGTCATGATGACCGAGGAGATGGACGGTAATATAATCGAGCTCACGGATGCCGAGGCTGAACTTTACGATAGACAGATTCGACTCTGGGGTCTCGAATCTCAGAAACGGTAAGTTAACTTAACCTAACCTATTTACGATAACCTCAAATCACATGTTCAATTAACAGACCGAAAGCAGTTTTCTGTGGCTTCGAAATTAAATCGTCGATTTATTCTTGTTGCACTCGTCCATTTATTTGTTCGTTGGTAAATATCTTGCCATTGTTTTCTTGATCAAgattagaaatgaaaaaaattctgtcctGATTCTTCCGTGACATATTCggttttttcttgttctaaTTGTCAAGTTTAAttgattacatttttcactATTGAAAACGACTTAAATAATATTCCTGAAGCTTAaacatgttaaaatatttgacTCGCTTGTTTCCAACATTGCAGATTGAGGGCGGCGAAGATTCTGCTCATCGGTTTAAACGGATTCGGGGCAGAAGTAGccaaaaacataattttggCAGGTGTCAAGTCAATAACATTCCTAGACAACAGAGAACTGTCACAGCTCGACTTATGTGCGCAGTTCTTGGCGCCGAAAAATGCTATTGGAAAAAATGTAAGCTACATTGATCAGTTCATAAAAAACATTCAATAAACtgaatgtaaataaaatgttaCAGCGAGCCGAGGCATCACTGGAAAGAGCGCAGACCCTGAATCCGATGGTGGAAGTGGCCGTAGACACAGAGAGTGTTGATGACAAGCCCGATAAGTTTTTTGAGAACTTTGACGTTGTGTGCGCGTCCGAATGCTCATTGACGCAGCTGAAACGGATAAATCGGGCCTGCCGTAAGAACGGGGTGAAATTCTTTGCTGGTGACGTCTGGGGTACTTTCGGATACACCTTTGCAGATCTGGGAAAGCATGACTTTGTCGAGTAGGTCCacgagcaaaaaaattttatctcacTGTTGTCTtgactttttattaaattccaaaattttcggttCACAGGGACGTCGTTCAGTCTAAAAAAATCCAGTCGTCCGAGGCGGGTGAGCCAGCGCTGGCtaaagtaaaatttgaaactatTACGACGACtgtgaaaaaatcgataactTTTGTACCGTTCGAAAAGATACTCGATACATGTGATTTGCCGCGAGATGGAGAGCCATACTACTTGCTGAAGAgtgagtgaaaattttgattttagtAACGATGATTGttgttttcattattatcattgttttcAGTTTAGGACCATTGTTTTTCTTGCTCTAATCAAATTATGTGTTGTTTATGTTTCAAGTATTACTCAATTATCGAGAGAAACATGGACACGATCCTTTACCAAGCGAGCGagataccgacagtttgaaaAAGGAGGCTGCAGTCATCATCGACCAGTACAAACTCGGTGACAAAATCGATCATCTGATATGGTAAGTGTTAAAAGATTTCTTTGACATTGAAAACAAGTAACAATGTAATACAAAAGGGTCCAAATTTTGCGGTAATATTTGAAGGTTATCAGTCTTAGATACGAATTCACTCAGAATTGATAATGCGTGGCTATCAAACTCAATGGCTTCAATTTCTGATGCaataaagtagaaaaaaatgtctataCAATCCGTATGATTCATAGTGTCAACTATGTTTGACTTAAAAACAGGTAGATAAGGctgttgttatttttcttacgtaattttgcaaatttcatcATATCGTGGCCAAGAATTGtggtgaaaatgtttttttttcgtcttctcTCAACGTATTTGCAATGCTTGTTATTTTTCGTATAAACTCTTCTGATAACGTAAAATGTTTTTCCATCCAGTGAGAATCTCTACGCGCAAATAAGTCCGGTTTGCGCGATCGTCGGCGGGGTAATGGCACAGGAGATAATAAAAACCGTGTCGCAAAAACAATCGCCGCACAACAACCTCTTCCTTTTTAATCCCGATACGATGTGCGGTAAGATCCTATGCTTGggtcaaaaataatatttttcgtttcatttcattcgtcATATCGAATACTCACAACTTCGTTCCTCGTGAGTGTCGTTCCAAAATCACACGCGGTgcgttctttctttcattttaaatataaatccaACGAATTGAACGAGATAATTTTTCCATGACTAcagattattttgttttaactTTCGATACTCTTGTACTTTTCGCACAGTACAATATCGATATGTTCAAAGCGGTGAAACCTTTGCTGCCTGTACGTCAATTTCATTTCTCCTAGAATTAATATTCTACGAAGGTCGCGTGTGGGTAAGAAATTAtcgataatgataataatataaaaaagtgGTGACAGTAATGATAATTGCAGTTAACGTTTAAGCAAAATATCGACGTATCTCAGTATATACTGCgtgcatatatttttttacgttgaaaaaaaaagaaaaacactcgcgatttttcatatttatataaatattaattcaagtcttcattttatttttagtttttaatttctcaaTAAAAATACGACAAAGTAAAACATAATTGAAGccattgtataaaaaaaaaaaaaaaaataatacggtAATaccaattaatttattatgcCTCTTAAAATCCATTCCATGTTTTCCGTATCTTGAgattcgtttttcattttttttttttttttcctgttatGTAACAATTCATAGCAATATTGAAGATGTGCGTGAAGCGAAATCGAAGATTGTGGTACGTATAAAGAATAAAACATTGAAATGTGTATGAGGACAACAATATAATGACGATAAAGAAACACATCACGTTCGGATTAATCAAATTTCCGTTAATAATCGTGGCGGTTCATCAATGATCAAATTTCATATCTATCACTGggaaaaattgtacgcgtaacgatttgaaaaatatgtaatggTAACGATAAGTAAAATCGATGAAATACGCAGCGATATTAAGAGTAACGAAAGCAATGAACAACTGCGGTATAATAGTGGCATGTAGTAGCATTATagtaataatggtaataatggATAATAGAGTGAGCTGAAGGATAAAGAAAACAAGGAAACAATGTTATTCGGCAGTTTGCTTATACATCGAAAAACGGGAAACGGTATCAGGAATGCTTGCGTGCTGATCGGAGTTGCTCGTATTAGGGAGCGTATAAAAGGGAGCacaggaaagaaagaaggaaaaaagaacgaaaaaaaaaagaaacaaaaatcatttccGAACTTCGGACGAAGAAAGGAATgtaagtaataaataatgaaaacaacCTGCCGATCGCATGGTTTGTATGCTTCGAGCAGGattatatgtatgcatgtgcTGTAACCCACATATTCATACGTGCTGCAGGGTAAATTGATATATCTAGCATAGGTATACTGTATTACGTACCGGGtgttcggtaaaaaaaaaaaaaagaaaaaaaaaaccgtgaaCAGAAGCCAAAATATGTGAAGAGAAAATCTTTGAACTAAAATACCTCGTTggaatgaataaatttgtaaagaaaatatattttatcacattacaaattttatttagaaGTATTTCCGGGCACGGTGGAGGTGGCCCTTTCTTGATATCGAGACGCCCTGTATCTAAGGCATAAATACATCTGCAatgacccccccccccccccccccccggttGAACATGTCGCGAATCACGAATTGGGTCACACAGCTAAGAGGGTAAAATGCTCGTCGCGTATCTTATTTTCCACGGTCGTTACGATACGaagcgttaaaaaaaaagaaaaaaaaaagaagaaaataaaggaTCGCAGGTAGTTGagtatttatataat is part of the Neodiprion virginianus isolate iyNeoVirg1 chromosome 5, iyNeoVirg1.1, whole genome shotgun sequence genome and encodes:
- the LOC124305926 gene encoding SUMO-activating enzyme subunit 1 produces the protein MMTEEMDGNIIELTDAEAELYDRQIRLWGLESQKRLRAAKILLIGLNGFGAEVAKNIILAGVKSITFLDNRELSQLDLCAQFLAPKNAIGKNRAEASLERAQTLNPMVEVAVDTESVDDKPDKFFENFDVVCASECSLTQLKRINRACRKNGVKFFAGDVWGTFGYTFADLGKHDFVEDVVQSKKIQSSEAGEPALAKVKFETITTTVKKSITFVPFEKILDTCDLPRDGEPYYLLKILLNYREKHGHDPLPSERDTDSLKKEAAVIIDQYKLGDKIDHLICENLYAQISPVCAIVGGVMAQEIIKTVSQKQSPHNNLFLFNPDTMCGKILCLGQK